TTCGAACTCACCGCAAATTGTGAAATCGAAATCAAAACCCAGTCAGTCTAACCCACTGTGCTCGACCTCGTTGGCTTTAGATCTGAACGGAAACTCAAACATCGGCGATCCTCCATTAAACCCAACAACTCTTTCGTCTTGTTTTATTTACTATTTTTGGGGCTTTTGATATTATAAACAACCTTGCATATGGATGAATCCGGTTCGTCACCGGTTTTACACATAGAACCGGATTATCCGCCTGAGGCGTCACCGTATTCTCCACCCTATAAAAATATTTCTGGGATGTTACTGGCGGCTGTTCACTCAAATGCTTCATATTGCTCTCAAATATTGTTTCAGGCAAATCAGTATCAATCTAATTATCTATTATCTAAAAACTATCTAAAAAGGAGTGGGAATAGGGAAatataattgattttttttaactGGGGGTGCATATAGTGGTTACggagttgaaaagtttgaaatttgaagggGAAAGAGTGGCGGTGATTTTGGGCTAGCCCTTGTAATTGATTTTGGGCTATTAATTGTATGATTTATTTTATGGCTACCGATTGTCATTAGTTTTTTTCGGATGGCTATACGTGATAATTGCTCTTAACCTAATCCAAATGGCCTATTGCACAAGggataaattcaaaaataaccagatttacaagtgataattgaaaaatagccacagtttcaaaagtaatcgaaatttagccccttttcatgtaaagataaatttgaacgaaaatactgttcaaaatccgaaaaatattctagcataatatagtgaaattccagcataatatactggactgcagtataatatactggaactctagtatattatactgaaactccagcatattatattggagttccagtataatataccggtccaacataatatgctggaagttcatacacaggtgcactaatctccagtatattatgctggaacttttcgcgtgttggagttcaagcataatatgctggaagatcatacacatgtgcactaatctccagtatattatgctggattgGTCCGTATTACAGCAAAATattagctatttttcaatgactttacaaacgttgactatttttgaattaccagttCGAAAATTAGATAACCCGTTCTATTTTTACAATGCGCAAGCTATTCCTAACTCGCCCATTCAGGCAACAATTCTCATTTCCAAAAGGAAATTATTATGTGGTCGTTTAGACATCAGAATTGTGAAATTTCGAAACAagtgaattttattttttaagtgaaaatggtatttgaaattagagttgtatttggacatgaatataatatagagttgtttttgaatttttgtgagtaatttgaaatgaaaattttgaaaaacaggtttttggagtttttttaaattttcaaaaaatattgaaATTCAATTTCAAGTGAAATTTGAAATTGTCATGGCTAAACATTGAtttggaaaaataaaaataaaaaaattcgaaaaaaagtttaaaagaaaaaaaaagatttatggccaaacgggccctACGTTACATTTACCTAAAAGAAAAGGAGCCCATTTTGACAAAGACCCCTTCGTTCCTTATTGATATAATAATGGTATGGATCTGGAAGGATAATTTTCAGTTATTATGATCAAGACCTAACTCCATTAAACTCACTGACAAAAGCACGAGGATATTTGCAAGACACAAATTAATTCAAAGAGATATGACAAACATCACTCTTTAAATTATGTGGCATAGTTTGAATGGGCCAAAATTTCAGATAGAAGAGAAAACAATTATTAATCAAAATAGTTGTCCGTCCAatcttttaaattaaaaatagttgGTGGACgtataacatatatataaatgtgtataatcaatatataccGGCTAGAAAAAACAAACATTAAATCTGACCCACTATTTGTGCAACAAACTCAATAGAAAAGAAGTTTTTAAAAGTTTGTGTCCGTaaacatgttataatatttgtttGAATATAAAAGTTTATCGCTAAGaataaaattaaaagtttaaattaaattgttttcaaatttagaaaattATCCTTTCTATTGGAACCAGAGGTGGACCTATGTGTTATAGTGAGAGGTTATCGGGCCCCGTAAGTTTTGGCATAaattttatatatgtatatgtatatacctTGAAAATGATTAATTTAAAACGCTCGACACCGTAAACATTAAAAGCTTTTAGGGGCACAATGAACATAATATTGTGCAACTGTTGTGTAAAGTCTTGGATCTGCCATCTGACTAGAAGGGAGGAAAAAAGAGATGTTACTACATAAATTGAAATGATGAGCAGATGACCTTTAGTACAATAAGAATCAGAGACAACTTTCTTAAGGAGAAAAAGGAGAGGTAGAGCCATATGGAAAACAAATTAGAAAAGAAGCCTCGAGTTCTCTGCCTCCATGGCCATGGAGCCAGTGCTGAAATATTGAAGAAAGAAATGGAACTTGGTTGGCCTCAAACTGTACTTGAGAAGCTCGATTTGGTGTTCTTAAATGGACCTTTTCTACTTCAAGATAAAGTCGACTCTCATGGCATTTTTCATCCACCCTACTTTGAATGGTTCCAAAATGATAAGGTTGTACCTCTTTCTTAACCTATAGTTTTTAATATAGAAcgggttcaatgctaaaaatataatatttgtgtTTATGTATGTTAATTTTGAGCAGAGGGTTTATCAGAAATAACATCTTTATTTGCATAAAGGTAGGGGTAAGACTGCATACTCACTACCCTCCTCAGGCCCAACCGGTGAAACTATGctggatatgttgttgttgttgaatccaATACTATAAATCTTAAAGGTTGAACTTATAGAGACTAATTCTTGAATCCAACTCTATTAAGGGGTTCAGTAGAATCAAGAGATTCGGCCGGGTCGAACCTTATATCTACGTACATATATGTGTCCGTTTGTGTGAGAGTTGAGCTAAATTTATATTGAAGAATCCATTCTTTTACTCAAAACATATAGCGTCTAAATTTTGGATTCACCATTGCTAAGAGAGGACCACTCTTGTTCCGAAAATAAAGCAAGAAGCTAATTAAATTGAACAAAAGCTAGGATACATTTGAATTTCTTGTATAAAcatagaaaatataaatttattgaaCTACTGATGGTGGATATTTTGATTTTAAATCTTTCACTAATTTGGTATAATACAATTTACTATCTTGTAGGACTACAAAGAATTTTACAATTTCGATGAATGTGTTGAATACGTAGAAGCTAACATGGAGAAGTATGGACCATTTGATGGTGTTCTAGGTTTCTCTCAGGTAAGTATTATTATTCCATTCTTGGATTCTTAGATAAATTAATGAAAATTTTCTTTTCTATTACTTCTATTTTAGGGAGCGGTTTTAACTGCATCAATGCCTGGAATGCAAAGGGTAAAAGTGGCTCTGACCAAAGTACCAAATATAAAATTTGTGATCATAATATCAGGGGCCAAATTTGGAGGGCGTGAACTTGGATTGCCCAAGCTTGCTGCTAATGCATTTTCATCTCCTATCGAGTGCCCATCTCTACACTTCATAGGTactaatttttgcattttttttgcTCTGCAGCCCTATGTTGTTTGGTTCTGTTACTACTTTGTTACACCAAAAaatagcaacaaaaaaaaaataataataataaacttgGCTACAAAACAATGTTCTCATAACatctctcaattaatttttcttcATTAACTTGTGGTATTCTAAATTGCTACTATGACAGTTTAGTTAGAGTATTAGACTCCATCTATTCCGCTAGATTCGACTTAGTTACTTGTGACACTTTGATTGAGGGCGGACTGTTTAGGATGAGTCAAGGTAAAAGATTTTTAGTTGCAAGCTTCCAAAGAAGGGATGCATATGATATCTTAGGCAAATCCTACATTGGAAGGGAGAAAAAAGTGAAGTGTTGATTTATAAGATAGAGTACAAGTTCACATCATACACGTGTTCAATAGTGGCGTAGCGCAAGGGACATGTACTGTAAGGTCTATTAGGCATAATAGGACATTGCAGCCTTAGATTGTGACAAAAATAGTACCAGAACCAGACTCCCGCAACACGACAGTAGGGCAAAGCTCAACGAGGACGCTAAGTCCTTAAAAGAGTTTATATGTGACACCTTGAGGATGAAATAACGAGGGCATGTCAAGTCGAAGCACTGACAAACTTCTATACTGGCAAGCTTACGAAGAAGATGTACATATAATACCTTAGGCACATCTAGCATTGGAAAGGAGAGAGTATGAAGTGCTACATAATATAGAGCGCAAGCTCACATAGTACACATGCTCAATAATGATTTAGTGTAAGAGAAAAATCAATGAGGTTTATTGAGCCAAAGTGGACAATACGTGTTATAAATTTAGGCTGCAGTGAAAAATATGATATCAGACCCAGACTCCAGCAATACGACGGTGAGGCAAACATCAACAACGATTTCTACCATGCAATCACTTGATTatattctttaaaattaaattgaGGTATAATATGTCCTTTATTGTGATTGAATAGGTGAGAAGGAAACCAAAAAGCCAAACGAAGAAGAACTTGTGAAGTGCTTCGTCAATCCTGTTGTGATTTATCACCCAGAGGGGCACAAAGTACCAAATCTAGGTAATTGATAAAATTCTCAGCAACAAGAAAAAATAACTGTGGGTTTTTACATTTTTGATGATATTTTATGCGAGgtctaaaaatgagaaaatcgTCAGAAACATTAGTTTAATTAAGTTGTCCTTCATCTTTATAAATATATTCCCTCCGTTCTGTTTTACTAGGAAAGTTACTGTGAAACATTAATTAAGAGTTTTATTGACTATATTGACCTTTATTTATTCTTAAATTTACTCATAATATGAAGTTATAAAGACTTTTTAGAAAGTTATTTAGATCATTTATTAGCCAAAATGGCTCGGTCACCTACACTTGAAGCCGTTTGTTATATAAACTTAGAACATTTCCATTTTAGCACTCTTACTTGATCAAATGAATATTATAAACCAGTCTAATTGGCCTATGTGGAGGAGGTGTAGCGCAACAATGCGTGCACATCACTGCTCTAAGGCACGTAAATATAATCCCTTCGATCCCCCTAACTCCTCCATCTTCTCCAATCCCTCACTCCTCTGCTCCCTTCTCCTCCTCCCCTCCAAATCCTCTTCCCCCACTGATTCACATATTTCCATGAGAAAATGCAAAACCCTAACGATGGAGCAACAGTAGCTGAAATAAACCTCAACCGCACATCAAATTCAAAGCCAAAAGTTGTAGTAATAATGGGAGCAACAGGTTCTGGAATTCTTTAATTTTTGTACTCGAAAGCAGAGATTAGTGGAAACCCATCTCCAACATTCTTAAACCCAATGTTCCACTTATAAATTTACAAGAAATTCAAGAGTTCGAAGCCATTAGAGCCATGGGCGAGAGTTATTCTTCGCTGCTTCTTTTCATTCTTTGCTTATTCTTGTCTCTTCTTGCTCTATTATAGATAAGTAAAGAACATTAGTTCTCACCTGTGATGGAGTTTGGCGAGCTATGGTgagaagaaagagaaagaaataaaaagtaGGACTTGGAAAATTAGAGGGAGGTTGGCGCCCTCTGACGTGTAATAATTTTAGTGGTTAGATGCCCACGTCTGCATATTTGTAATACACGcgtagtttttagtttatatatCGGTATGACAAACATGTACAAATTTAGGTGGTTCAGGAGCCATTTTGCCCATTTATTAACAAGGGCAAACTTTGGAAAGAAAATATTAACATCTTGGTTTTTGAAAAATCAATTGGAACAAATAAAATCAAATTAAATATAATGGAATGGAGGGAGTATCATAAGTATTGCTTTCCGACTTTTACCAACAATTTTGTTTGCAAAATCGTTCACTTTCTTTATGTCTATTATTAATTGAAGAAAGAACCAAATTACTTGTTACGCTATTTCGGTAATAAAatcattcaaataatttttttgggGTTAAACTTGAGTATTCAAAAAGTTGTAATGAATGATTTGACCATTTGAATAGTGTCAGTATCAAGTGTATTTTAATCGATTACGATAGTTTAATAATTTATTGCAATTATTATGTTATAAATTTACAATatattagacaattatctattgtTGTAGTTTATATTAACTTGATGATGTAAAGCAACTGTTCATGACTtagcttaatttttttttttaataatcaaATTTTGATCCTTTTATGTGTTTATCATTCAGATGCTGAAAGCGTGGAGACTGTGATAGCATTTATCAACAAGGTGAAGAAAATCAAGATGCAATTGCAGGGAAACTCAAAGATGTAACTTTCTTCTCGGAAGAGAAAATGTTTTTGTGAAATATGACGacatttattaatttatttagcTTGAAGACAGTAATAAATGCTAATTTTTAACTGGTCCGTCCCTTTTGATTGTAATAACTCCGTGAGACTCTAATTTCGGCTTATTAATATGTGTTTTGTAACTATGGTATATATGTTATCAGTTTATTTTTGCTTGTCTACtaaaactatttttttatttttacttgttcattttagcaaatcaagagaaaaaattaaaaaaaaaaattcatgttttacccttatcattaattactcattccCGAAATTATTTCTCAAATTTTTTTAAAATGCTATCATTATTATAGGTATTATGATAAAAAAAACATACTTTATTTAGGGTATGCAAAGTCAATATTGAAAAACTAAAAGGGAACGGAAGGAATACTAAATTTGGGAATAGACTTAGGTTCATGACCATTTGTTTTTGAAGCATCAAGAAAGAGCAATGTTTTTGAATTCGGACTCCTCTCCATTCTCTCCATTTCCCTAAGTGGGACATTGATTTTGTTGCATGCGacatgtttaattattaaacGGACCAGATTTGTTTTAATTTGGTAAAATAGATTCACTTAATATAGGTAAGACTCAACTCTCATCAAAATCCTAAATTGTTTCACAAATAATTCTGCTTGAAGCAGGGCAATTTGTTAACTTGATTACATTGTGAGGAGTTTTAAGTAAGCACATCCTAGGACAGCAACCTTAAAGTTGGTAATGCGGAGctatttatattaaaaatattgatAAGCTTACTTGAGTAAAAACTGTAAAGGAGCTTAGTAATTGTACAACTGTCACTTAGTTAACTATAGTTAGGTGTCATTAGGTGTTAACTATAGTTAAGCTAATTAACTAGTGTAGTTGGTTGGTTAGTAGTTGATTAGTTATGTGAATGTACAGTGTATTTGGACATTAGTCGGTTAACACAGTAATAACAGAAattcttttcccttttttctctctctcttcacTTCTTCGCTGCAGCTCTTCTCCTTCTTCGAATTCTCCAGATTTGTGAGaatcaacatggtatcagagcattaatCGTGTGAATCTAGGAGTTTTCATCATCAATTCAGCTAAAAATCGAGAGATTCACCGAACATTTATTTGTAAATTTGTGCCCTAATTTCAATGGTAGGAGATACAGTCGAAGAACGTGATTTTGAAGAACAATTGACCATGCAGGAATCGACTGTGATTGATCACAACCATCCTCTATACTTGCATCCTTCTGATGGACCGAATTCGTTATCGTTTGAATTTCAGTTGATCGGAATGGAAAACTACACACTTTGGAGTCAAGCTATGAAAGTTTCGTTGCTAACACGAAACAAGCTCGGTTTTGTGGACGGTTTGATCGCCAAAGATACCTTTGGAACGAGGTTCAATCATTTGTGGGATCGTTGCAATGCGATTGTCAAATCGTGGCTGATGCACAATGTAAGTCATGATTTGCTAAGTGGTGTTCCGTTTCACTTAAGTGCTCGGTCAATAAGGAAAGATCTTCGTGAGAGGTTTGATAAAGTGAATTCTTCACGAATGTATTATCTTCATAAAGAAATTTTTACCCTAACTCAGGGAACACCATCAGTATCGGCGTATTATTCAAAGTTGAAGGATTTATGGGATGAATATGACTCAATTATTCCAGCTCCTCCTTGTGACTGTGAAAAATCAAAAAAACATCTTGCGCATCTACAGTATCAACGTCTTTGGCAGTTTTTGATAGGCTTGAATGATGGTTATAGTCAAGCTCGAAGCCAAATATTAATGAAGAGTAAAGCACCTTCTATGAATCAGGCCTATGCCATGATTTTGCAAGATAAAAGCCAAAGAATTGTTGCTGGTAGTCATACTGTTCCTATTGAGTCTATGGAACCAACAACCTTGTTCACTTCGTGGAATAACACTCAGAAGCAACGAAGAAACTATAATGTCGAATGTGATTTTTATCACATGAAGGGCCACACTAGAGAAGGTTGCTACAAACTTAGGAAGTGTGACTATTGTAACATGAAAGGTCATCTTAAGGAGAATTGCTATAAGATCATAGGTTATCCGGCTGATTTTAAATCAAAGAAGAAAGTGGCTTCCATCAGTGGTCACTTGGCTAAGACAGAAGTACAGTCAGTACAACAACCAACAATGCCACAACCTCATGTGGTTACACCTGATCAGTATAATAAGATTTTGCAAAAGATAAACAACAAGAAGTCATTTTTTTCAGACTCTAGTGCTCATATGGCAGGTACATCTTTTCTTAGTGCACATATGGCAGGTACTTCCTATTATATTCCTACAAAGGAATCTAGTTGGATAATGGATACTGGTGCTACTAATCACATGATTAGCAATAACCAATTGTTGTTAAATGGTATTGAAATAGGAAGTTCAGGACAGGTTCAAATGCCAATTGGAGAGACTGCTAGAATTACTCATGTTAGGGATTGTGATATGCCTGGAGGTAAACTACTTAAGGATGTATTATGTGTGCCCAATTTTAAATTCAATCTTCTGTCAGTTTCAAAAGTGACAAAGGATTTGAATTGTTGTGCAGTATTTTATCCAGACTTCTTTGTATTTCAGGAGCTCTTCAGTGGGAGGCTGAAGGCGATTGGTAGAGAAAATGATGGGCAATATGTGTTGAAGACAAGGTCCAGGAATGATTTTCACACTCATAGCAAATCTATGGCAGTACAAAATATTACAGACTCATAGATTTGGCATAAACGACTAGGCCATGTTCCTATGGTTGTTCTAaggaagatttttttttttttttcccagAATAATCTTAGATTTACTTTGAACAATTGTAATGTGTGTCCACTAGCTAGACAAACTAGGATTGCTTTTCAAACACATACTAGCAAATCTACTGAACCTTTTCAATTGCTACATATGGATGTCTTGGGTCCTTATAACATTGCTACTTATGATGGTATGCAGTATTTTCTTACTGTTGTAGATGACTGTTCTAGATCGACTTGGACTTTTTGATGAGAGTTAAATCAGATGTTTCTTGTTTGTTAAAATCATTCATTGTCATGGTTCTGAATCAGTTTGGAAAGCATATCAAAATGGTTAGGTATGATAATGGTGCAGAGTTCTTTAACTTACTTGTGGATATCTATTCAATACCTATGGGATTATACACCAAAGGTCATGTCCATACACACCTCACCAAAATGGAGTGGTCGAACGAAAGCACAGACATATCCTTGAGACAGCTAGGGCCATCAAGTTCCAAGAAGGTGTGCCCTCAAGATTTTGGGGCTGTTGTATTGAAGCAGCAATGTATATCATCAATAGAGTTCCCTTGTCTGTCTTAGACAACAAATCTGTTTTTGAGGTTCTATATAATCGTACACCATCTCTATCACAACTGAGAGTAATAGGATGCTTAGGTTATGCCTCCACTCTATCCAAGCAAGATAAGTTCAGTCCCAGGGCTATTAAGTCAGTCCTACTTGGCTATGGTATTTTTCAAAAGGGCTATAAACTCTATGATCTTGAGACACACAAGGTATTCATTAGTAGAGATGTTATCTTCAATGAGTCCATTTTCCCATTCAAGACTACACAAAGCAATATTGAGATGTCATTTCCATAGGCAGTTGATACTTGCCAGTTATCTACAGATGATGTCACTATTCATGTCCATCCTGATCCAGTTGCTCCAAATTCACATGATGAGGCTGGTCATCCTGCTCCAGTTTCTCCAACTTCATATGATGAGGCTAGTCAGCCATCCACAGAAGCCACACAGCCTCTTCATTCCTCTAATAATGAGGCAACACTTCCTGATTCAGTTCCTACTTCACAATTATCTTCACAAGAGGTTGTACCAGCACCACCTACAGAACTTCGCAAATCTAACAGAACTTCCAAGCCTCCTATATGGATGAAAGATTTTGTTATCCCTGACAAGTCTCAGGCTGCTCAAGCTTGCTCTCATCCTATCTCTGCTGTCATTTCTTATGATTGATTTTTACTTACTTATCAGAAAAATACGGAGTAGTAGAATGtcaaggccaactctgaactgccttaatcttcttcatatccaccttaatcccctcagtagacaccacgtgacccaagaaCGCCACCCAATCTAGCCAAAAATTGCACTTGCAGAATTTGGAATATACCTTATTCTCCCTCAAAATATGGAGCACGATCCTTAAGCGCTACTCATGCTTCTCTCGGTTGCGGGAATACAAaagtatatcatcaataaatacaatgattaAGGAATCGAGATACGACTGACAAACTCTTTTCATcgagtgcataaaagctgttagGGCATTGATCAACCCGAAAGACATCGcaaagaactcgtagtgaccatagcagGTCTTGAAAGACGTATTCGATATATACGATGCCCGGATCCTCAACTAATGGTGccctgatctcaaatcaatctttgcgAATACCCTAGCACTATgcagttgatcaaataaatcatcaacacTTGGTggtaggtacttgttcttaaccATAACCTTGTTCAGCCtcctgtagtcaatacacatcctcatagagccatctttcttcttcacaaatagaaatggggcaccccaaggtgagacactcaGTTTGATGAAATCCTTATCGAGTTTTTTCTCTTCAAGATGTCCCTtct
This sequence is a window from Nicotiana tomentosiformis chromosome 5, ASM39032v3, whole genome shotgun sequence. Protein-coding genes within it:
- the LOC104117218 gene encoding esterase FUS5-like isoform X4; translated protein: MENKLEKKPRVLCLHGHGASAEILKKEMELGWPQTVLEKLDLVFLNGPFLLQDKVDSHGIFHPPYFEWFQNDKDYKEFYNFDECVEYVEANMEKYGPFDGVLGFSQGAVLTASMPGMQRVKVALTKVPNIKFVIIISGAKFGGRELGLPKLAANAFSSPIECPSLHFIDAESVETVIAFINKVKKIKMQLQGNSKM
- the LOC104117218 gene encoding uncharacterized protein isoform X1 — its product is MENKLEKKPRVLCLHGHGASAEILKKEMELGWPQTVLEKLDLVFLNGPFLLQDKVDSHGIFHPPYFEWFQNDKDYKEFYNFDECVEYVEANMEKYGPFDGVLGFSQGAVLTASMPGMQRVKVALTKVPNIKFVIIISGAKFGGRELGLPKLAANAFSSPIECPSLHFIGEKETKKPNEEELVKCFVNPVVIYHPEGHKVPNLDAESVETVIAFINKVKKIKMQLQGNSKM